Within the Devosia lucknowensis genome, the region TTCGTTGATGACGTTCGGACCCGGGGTGATGCCCTGAAGAATGAACGCACCGATCATCAGCGCCATGACGGGATGGGCAGGAATGCCAAGGGTCATGAGCGGAATGAACGAGGTCTGTGCCGCCGCGTTGTTCGCCGATTCCGGGCCGGCCACGCCTTCGATAGCGCCCTTGCCGAATTCTTCCGGATGCTTGGAAAGACGCTTCTCGGCCGAATACGAGGCGAAGGACGATAGGATATGCCCTCCTCCAGGCAGGATGCCGAGCAGCGAACCGAGACCGGTGCCGCGCAGGATCGGCCAGATGATGCGCCTGATATCCTCGCGGGTCAGGAAAAGGTTGGTGACCTTTTTCACCCCGACTTCACGCTCGTGTTCGTTTTCGAGGTTGCGCAGGATTTCGGCGATACCGAACACGCCGACGGCCACCGCCACGAAGTTGAGACCGCCGAAAAGTTCGCGCAGCCCGAAAGTGAAGCGCGGCGTTCCGGTGTAGATGTCCTGACCGACCATGCCCAACAGCAATCCGAGCACGATCATGGCTAAAGCCTTGAGGATCGACCCGTGCGCGAGGGCGATCGATACGAGTAGCCCCAGCACAATGAGCGAAAAGTATTCAGGTGCGCCGAAATTCAGGGCCGCCCGGGCCAGTGGTGGCGCGAAAGCCGCCAGTAGGAAGGTCGCCACCGAACCGGCGAAGAACGAACCCAGCGCCGCGGTGGCCAGGGCCGCACCCGCCCTACCCTTTCGGGCCATCTGGTAGCCGTCGATGGCGGTGACGGCGGACGAGCTTTCGCCCGGCAGGTTGATGAGAATGGCAGTGGTGGAGCCGCCATACTGGGCACCGTAGTAGATGCCGGCGAGCATGATCAGGGCCGTCTCGGCATTGAGCGAGAAAGTGATCGGCAGCAGCATGGCGATCGTGGCCGTAGGCCCGATGCCCGGCAGAACGCCCACCAGCGTGCCGAGCAGCACGCCGACGAAGCAGTAGAGGACATTGTAGGGGTCAAGCGCGACCGAAAAACCCAGCGACAGTGAAGAGAAGAGATCCATCGCGCGCTCCTAGAACTGCAGCCAGGGGCCGACCAGCGGCACCAGCATGCCCAGGCCAACCACGAAGATGAGGTAGCAAAGGAAGGTGAGGCCGACTGAAATGATCAGGGCCTGCACGACGTTGTTCTTGCGCGACGACAGTGCCGTTGCAAAAGCGGCCAGAAGGACGACAGGGACAAAGCCAAGTCCCCGGATGGTCGCGCCAAAGAAGATGATGGTGCCCAGAACCAGCGCTATTCCGCGCCAGGGCCAGGGCGCAGCCTCGCCGTCATCGGGCTTGCCAAAGCCCTTCGCCGCGACGGCAATGCCGAGGGCGACAAGGATGCCGCCGAGCACGACCGGCATGAAGCCGGGGCCCATGCGGAACGGCGTTCCGAATTCGTAGCCCAGCGCCTGCAGGGCAAAGAAGCCGCCAAAGGCAACGAACATGCCTCCGGCAGCCAGATCATTTCGCGAAGCGTTGAGCGCCATTGTCTCCCCCAGGTCCTGCCGCGCCGGTTCGTGGTGTCCGGCTTTTCGCAGTGTCAGATGAGTGACTGGCGCCGGACACGTCCGGCGCCAGTGCTGATGTTACTGCGCGGAAACACCGGCAGCAGCGATAACCTCGGCCCAGAGACCGATCTGACCTTCGAGCTTTTCCGACAACGCAGCCGGAGTGGCCTGGTCGGCGGGCACCGGATAGGTGCCCAGCTCGGCAAAGCTGTTGCCCAGGTTCTGATCGGCCAGGGCCTTCTGGAGCGACTGGCTCAGCCGATCGATGATGGCCTGATCAGTGCCGGCAGGCGCGTAGAGGCCATGCCAGATCGAGAGATTGAAATTATCGAGACCGCCTTCGGCCAGCGTCGGCAGGTCAGGCAACACGGCGACGCGCTCGGGCGTGGTAACAGCGTAGGCCTTGATCTCGCCTGCCTGGATCTGGCTGGTGGTGTTGGTGGTCTGGTCGCACATCATGTCGATCTGGCCACCGAGCAGATCGGTCATGGCCGGACCGGTGCCCTGATAGGGAACTTCTGTCATCTTGGTCCCAAGCGCATCCATGATGAGCAGGCCGCAGAGCTGGCTCGCCGCCCCGATGCCGGCATTGGCGTAAGTGATGTTTTCGCCATTTTCCTTGATATAGGCGATCAGGTCTTCCAGCGACGCGGGCTCGAAGTCCCTGCGGGCGACGACGGTCATCGGCACTTCGGTGACGAGGCCGATCGTGGCGAAGTCGGTCATCGGATCATAGGGCAGGCTGGCATAGAGCGCCGGCGCCGTGGACATGCCGATGTGGTGCAGGAGCAGCGTGTAGCCATCGTTGGTCGCCGCTGCCACCTGACCGGCACCCAGCGTACCACCGGCGCCGCCTACGTTCTGCACCACCACCTGCTGCCCGAGATCCTCGCTCATCGCCGCAGCCACGAGACGCGTGACCGTATCGGTTGGACCACCGGCCGCAAACGGCACGACGATCGTGACAGGCTGCGTGGGATAGTCCTGCGCCATGACGGCGACGGACCCGAGGGCAGAAGCGGCGAAGAGGCTGAGTGCCAGCGCCTTGAAAACGGTCTTCATGGTGATTGTATCCTCCCGAATTGCATGTCCCCAGATGATGTGGGGCACCCCGGCTTGCCCGGAGCTGCCATCCCTCTTGCAAACCGCGTGCCAAGGCAAAAATGCAAGGCAGATATGCAATCGGCACGGATCGTGTTAATCGATCTGGCAAGAACTTGCCGTGCATCGGGCAGAGTGCTGGCAATATCTTGCCAAGGAAGGCCATGACGAAGGGGACTACATCACCGGCGCGACTGAGACGCCGGCGGCGCCTGATCCTGGCCGGAGCGGCGGCCGGTCTTATCGCCGTGGTGTTCTGGATCGCTTTCGAGGTCACGCTGGCTGGCGCAGTGCGCGACGCCAATGTGCAATCCCAACGCCGGCTGGCATTGTTCGATCGCACGCTAGAAGCCATCATCGAGCGCTTCCATTATCTGCCCGTCGCGATTTCGCAGGCACCGGAAACCCGTGCCGCGCTGGAAAACCCTGACAATGCCCAGGCGGTGGAGGCCGCCAACGGTTTCCTGAGCAAGCTCAACGAGACTGCGGGCGCGAGCGAAATTTTCCTGATGGAGGACACAGGAAGCGTCGTGGCGGCCAGCAACTGGTGGACCCTTACCAGTCTGGTCGGGACGAATTATTCGTTCCGTCCATACTTCGCCGACGCCATGGCGCGTGGCAGAGCCGAATTCTACGCCTTTGGCATGTCGACGAGCGTGCCGGGGCTGTTTCTGTCGCAGCGCGTTGACGGGCCGGACGGCCCGCTGGGCGTCGCCGTGACCAAGATCAACCTGGGGGAGATCGAGGCGGCCTGGTGGCGATCGGGAGAACTGATCGGCATTGTCGACCTCAACAACGTTATCATCCTCTCCACACGGCCGGACTGGCGATACCGTCCGCTCCAGACCATTCCGCGCACCCAATTTGCCGCCATCGCCGACCAACAGCGCTACGGCGAGCGAGGCGTCGACAATGACGGCATCATCACCGACCGCTGGTTCTCGCGCGGCGGGGAATTCACCCTGCTCACCGGCTCCGATCCGGAAACCTCGGGATACTTCGTGCTGAAGGAACTCCGCCTGCCCAAGCATGGCTGGCGGCTCCTGTCCTTCACGCCGCTGGCTCCGCTTTATGGCAGCGCACTGACGATGGCGACGGCTGCTGCCCTCGCCTGTGCCGCGCTATTGCTCATCCTCGTGCTGCTCGAGCAGCGCCGTCGGCTCGTGGCGCAGCGGTTGGCCGACCACAACCAGCTCGAGCTGAGGGTTGCGGAGCGAACCGAAGACCTGCACGCCATGAACGAACAGCTGCGCGCCGAGATCGCCGAGCGCATTCGCGCCGAAAAGGCCGAAGAGGATGCCCAGCAAGGGCTGGTACAGGCCGCCAAGCTGGCCACATTGGGCCAGACATTGGCGGGCGTCGCCCACGAGGTCAGCCAGCCGGTGGCCGCCCTCGCGACGCACATGGCCAGCGCCCGGCTCATCGAGCAGCGCCGCGGCGGCAGCGAACTTGGCCCGATCCTGGGCGCCATGGACAAGGTGGTCGAGCGCCTGGCCAACCTGACGGGTCACCTCAAGACGTTTTCGCGCAAGGAAACGCGCGTCGCCATGCAGGCCGATATAGGGGCGGTCATCGCCAATGCCCTTGATCTCACGGATCACCGCCTCCGAGAGGTCGGCGTCGATGTCGAATACAGAAGGCCCAACCCTTCCGTTAGCGTCGTGGCAAACCCGATCCACCTCGAACAGGTTTTGATCAATCTCATCGCCAACGCCGCCGATGCCATGCAGGATCAGCCGATGCGCGTGCTGTCGATCGGCGTTTCGCCGGGGCACGACACCGCTTCGATCGCCGTGACCGACACGGGCTCGGGCATCGAAGCGGCCGACATGTCCAACCTGTTCGATCCCTTTTTCACAACCAAACCGGCCGGCAAAGGGCTCGGCCTGGGTCTGGCCATCTCCTCCGGCCTCATCCGCGATGCCGGCGGCACGATCACGGTCCGCTCCACGACCGACAAGGGCAGCACTTTCACGGTGACGCTGCCGCTTGCCGGAGCCAAGGCCGGGACGGCCGTTCCATTCGAGGTTTCGGCGTAATGATAAGCCTCAATCCGCACCCCAGCATCGGGCTCGACCCCAGGGTCACCCTCAACGCGCATAGTCCCGACCATCGCGGCTCCCCTGAAGGCCCGCGGGTCGGGCCCGAGGGCGGAGCCGTGGTTGGAACAGCAGTGCACAGGAAGACCTGACCCCATGATCCCCACAGTGCTCATCGTCGACGACGAAGACATGGTGCGCACCGCACTCGAGCAATGGCTCCGGCTATCCGGCTTCGAGACGGCAACGGCCGCCAATGCTCAGGAAGCACTGGCCGCCATCGACGACCGGCATCCGCACATCGTCCTCACCGACGTCCGCATGCCGGGTCTTTCGGGCATGGATCTGCTGCGCTCGATCGCCGAGCGCGGCCTGCCCACCGAGGTCATCCTGATTACCGGCCACGGCGATGTGCCCATGGCAGTGGAAGCCATGCGCGCTGGCGCTTTCGACTTCCTGCAAAAGCCTTACGTGCCCGACCAGCTGGTGCATTCCATTTCGCGTGCCGCCGAGCAGGCACGCCTCAAGCGCGAGCTGGCAGACCTGCGACGCAAGCTCGACGGCGGAGAAAGCGAACTGTCCACCCGGCTTGTCGGTGCATCGCGGGTCATGGGGGAACTGCGTCGCTCGGTGCTGGAGCTGGCGCCTATCCCCGCAGACATCATCCTGTTCGGAGAAACCGGAACCGGCAAGGAAGTGGTGGCCCGCTGCCTACACGACTTTTCACCGCGCGCTGGTGGTCCGTTCGTGGCCGTCAACTGTGCAGCCATTCCGGCCGAACTGATCGAGAGCGAACTGTTCGGACACGAGGCCGGCTCGTTCACGGGCGCTGCGGGCCAGCGGATCGGCAAGTTCGAATATGCCAATGGCGGCACGCTTCTGCTGGACGAGATCGAGTCCATGCCCCTGCTGGCCCAGGCCAAGGTGCTGCGGGTGATCCAGGAGCGCGTGGTGGAACGGCTCGGCTCGAACAAGCAGGTCGCGCTTGACCTGCGGATCATCGCCGCCTCAAAGGTCGACCTCGCGGCCGAAAGCCAGGCCGGACGCTTCCGCGCCGACCTTTACTATCGTCTCAACATGGCAACGCTTGCCCTGCCGCCCCTGCGCGATCGCGGCGATGATTGCGTCATCCTGTTGCATCATTTCCTGTCCGAGGCGGCCCGGCGTTTCGGTCGCCCGGCGCCGACGCTTCATCCCGCCGATATCAGCGCGCTGCTTTCCCATGGCTGGCCCGGCAATGTCCGCGAGCTCAAGGCCGCTGCCGACCGGTTCGCCCTTGGTCTCGGCGCCACCGGCCGCTCGATCGGGGATATCCTTGGGCAAAGGCTCTCGCAGCCGACAGGGGAATCGCTTGCGGACCGGCTCGCGTCGTATGAGCGCCACCTGATCGAAGCGGAACTCGATCGCAATGACAATTCCATCGCCGCGGCGGCCGAAGCGCTTCAGGTGCCGCGCCGGACGCTGAGCGAAAAAATGTCCCGCCTCGGCGTCAGACGCTGAGCGACTTCAAAGGCAACCAAATGATCCCGATCATCGATACGCACCTGCACCTGATCTACCCTGACCGCTTTGCCTATCCCTGGATTACGCCGGCTCATCCGCTGAGCGGTCATTGGAGTATCGAAGCATACCTCAAGGAAGCGCGCCCCCTCGGCATCGAAGCGTCGGTGCACATGGAAGTCGACGTTGCCGAAGCCGATATCGAGGCCGAAACGCGCTATGTCCTGCATCTGGATGGCGTGGTTGGCGCCATCGCGGCCTGCCGCCCCGAGCACCCGGACTTTCCGGCCCAGCTCGAGCGTCTGGCGGCAATGCCCGGCGTCCGCGGATTGAGGCGTATCCTGCATGAGGCGCCAGACGAGCTGAGCCAGACGGCGCAGTTTGCCGAGCATTTGAGGCGGCTGCCGCACTACGGCCTGACTTTCGACCTCTGCGTGCGCCATGACCAGTTGCCGATCGGTGAAGCGCTGGTCCGCCGCTGCCCCGACGTCGCCTTTGTGCTCGACCACTGCGGCGCACAGGATATCGATCTCACCCAGCCCGGCCCGTGGCGCGAAAACATCCGCTCCATCGCGCGCCTGCCGAACCTCAACGCC harbors:
- a CDS encoding amidohydrolase family protein, giving the protein MIPIIDTHLHLIYPDRFAYPWITPAHPLSGHWSIEAYLKEARPLGIEASVHMEVDVAEADIEAETRYVLHLDGVVGAIAACRPEHPDFPAQLERLAAMPGVRGLRRILHEAPDELSQTAQFAEHLRRLPHYGLTFDLCVRHDQLPIGEALVRRCPDVAFVLDHCGAQDIDLTQPGPWRENIRSIARLPNLNAKVSGIMAYAGRGWTVDGLRPYVEHIIDCFGWDRVVWGSDHPVVTLGGTLTDWVNATREIIAKASTSEQQRLLNGNARRIYRL
- a CDS encoding tripartite tricarboxylate transporter permease → MDLFSSLSLGFSVALDPYNVLYCFVGVLLGTLVGVLPGIGPTATIAMLLPITFSLNAETALIMLAGIYYGAQYGGSTTAILINLPGESSSAVTAIDGYQMARKGRAGAALATAALGSFFAGSVATFLLAAFAPPLARAALNFGAPEYFSLIVLGLLVSIALAHGSILKALAMIVLGLLLGMVGQDIYTGTPRFTFGLRELFGGLNFVAVAVGVFGIAEILRNLENEHEREVGVKKVTNLFLTREDIRRIIWPILRGTGLGSLLGILPGGGHILSSFASYSAEKRLSKHPEEFGKGAIEGVAGPESANNAAAQTSFIPLMTLGIPAHPVMALMIGAFILQGITPGPNVINEQPALFWGIIASMWIGNLLLVILNLPLVGLWVKMLSIPYRVLFPAIVLFACIGTFSINQNIYDIYAIAFFGIVGYLLIRFGCEPAPLLLGFVLGPLLEEHLRRAMIISRGDPTIFVTRPISATLLALALLAVLIAVLPAIRKKRAEVFVEDD
- a CDS encoding tripartite tricarboxylate transporter TctB family protein, whose product is MALNASRNDLAAGGMFVAFGGFFALQALGYEFGTPFRMGPGFMPVVLGGILVALGIAVAAKGFGKPDDGEAAPWPWRGIALVLGTIIFFGATIRGLGFVPVVLLAAFATALSSRKNNVVQALIISVGLTFLCYLIFVVGLGMLVPLVGPWLQF
- a CDS encoding tripartite tricarboxylate transporter substrate-binding protein; this translates as MKTVFKALALSLFAASALGSVAVMAQDYPTQPVTIVVPFAAGGPTDTVTRLVAAAMSEDLGQQVVVQNVGGAGGTLGAGQVAAATNDGYTLLLHHIGMSTAPALYASLPYDPMTDFATIGLVTEVPMTVVARRDFEPASLEDLIAYIKENGENITYANAGIGAASQLCGLLIMDALGTKMTEVPYQGTGPAMTDLLGGQIDMMCDQTTNTTSQIQAGEIKAYAVTTPERVAVLPDLPTLAEGGLDNFNLSIWHGLYAPAGTDQAIIDRLSQSLQKALADQNLGNSFAELGTYPVPADQATPAALSEKLEGQIGLWAEVIAAAGVSAQ
- a CDS encoding sigma-54-dependent transcriptional regulator, with translation MIPTVLIVDDEDMVRTALEQWLRLSGFETATAANAQEALAAIDDRHPHIVLTDVRMPGLSGMDLLRSIAERGLPTEVILITGHGDVPMAVEAMRAGAFDFLQKPYVPDQLVHSISRAAEQARLKRELADLRRKLDGGESELSTRLVGASRVMGELRRSVLELAPIPADIILFGETGTGKEVVARCLHDFSPRAGGPFVAVNCAAIPAELIESELFGHEAGSFTGAAGQRIGKFEYANGGTLLLDEIESMPLLAQAKVLRVIQERVVERLGSNKQVALDLRIIAASKVDLAAESQAGRFRADLYYRLNMATLALPPLRDRGDDCVILLHHFLSEAARRFGRPAPTLHPADISALLSHGWPGNVRELKAAADRFALGLGATGRSIGDILGQRLSQPTGESLADRLASYERHLIEAELDRNDNSIAAAAEALQVPRRTLSEKMSRLGVRR
- a CDS encoding sensor histidine kinase, translating into MTKGTTSPARLRRRRRLILAGAAAGLIAVVFWIAFEVTLAGAVRDANVQSQRRLALFDRTLEAIIERFHYLPVAISQAPETRAALENPDNAQAVEAANGFLSKLNETAGASEIFLMEDTGSVVAASNWWTLTSLVGTNYSFRPYFADAMARGRAEFYAFGMSTSVPGLFLSQRVDGPDGPLGVAVTKINLGEIEAAWWRSGELIGIVDLNNVIILSTRPDWRYRPLQTIPRTQFAAIADQQRYGERGVDNDGIITDRWFSRGGEFTLLTGSDPETSGYFVLKELRLPKHGWRLLSFTPLAPLYGSALTMATAAALACAALLLILVLLEQRRRLVAQRLADHNQLELRVAERTEDLHAMNEQLRAEIAERIRAEKAEEDAQQGLVQAAKLATLGQTLAGVAHEVSQPVAALATHMASARLIEQRRGGSELGPILGAMDKVVERLANLTGHLKTFSRKETRVAMQADIGAVIANALDLTDHRLREVGVDVEYRRPNPSVSVVANPIHLEQVLINLIANAADAMQDQPMRVLSIGVSPGHDTASIAVTDTGSGIEAADMSNLFDPFFTTKPAGKGLGLGLAISSGLIRDAGGTITVRSTTDKGSTFTVTLPLAGAKAGTAVPFEVSA